Within the Acidobacteriota bacterium genome, the region TCATCCGCGACTGCCCTCGCTTGAGTTCTCCTCAGTCTATTTGTCAAAGATCGATGGTCAACTTCTCTTCCAACCCCACCAACTTCTCAATAAACCCGGTTGGATTTTTACAGATTGAGTTCTGCGACACGCTCTAACTACTAACCACTAACCACATTCTTCATTCCATGACTCCTCTTATTGCCTTTCAAGGCGAACCCGGTGCCTATAGCGAAATTGCCGCTGGACGACTTGGCCGTCCCGAAGGTCGCCGCCGGTTTGTTGATGTCTTCGAAGCTGTTACCACCGGACAGGTCGCACTTGGGGCAATTCCGCTTGAAAACAGCCTTGGCGGGACAATCCACGAAAATTATGATTTGCTCTTAAAATATCCGGTGCGAATTGTGGCGGAAACCTATGTCCCAATTAACCATTGTTTGATGGGACTTCCTCAAGCCGCTTTTGAGCAGACCCGGCAGGTTCTTTCGCATCCACAAGCACTTGCCCAGTGCGATGTCTTTCTGGCATCACATCCGGAGTGGGAGATTGTTCCGGCTTATGACACGGCAGGAAGTGCCAAAATGGTTCGGGAGGCGGGCGATCCAACCCGGTTGGCCATCGCCAGCGAACAGGCCGCCAGTCATTACCAGCTCCAGGTCCTGGCTCGCAATATTGCCAGTACCACCAATAACATCACCCGGTTTGGCTTTATTCAAGCTGAAGCAAACCTGTCTTCACTGCCGGTTCCACAATCATCAGACCTGATTTCGACCAGTCGAAAAACCACACTGGCCTTTACCCTCGCTCATAAGACGGGGAGTTTATTCCAGGCCCTGTGTGTATTTGCCTTTCGCGAAATCAATCTCACCAAAATTGAATCTCGTCCCTTTCGTGAACAGGCATTTAACTATATGTTTTATGTGGATTTTATCGAACCTGAGGACCCCAAGGTGAGTGCTCGCGCCCTTGATCACCTGACTGAAATCGCACCCTTTTTCAAAATTCTGGGCAGCTATCCCTGTGTGGGAACAAT harbors:
- the pheA gene encoding prephenate dehydratase, which codes for MTPLIAFQGEPGAYSEIAAGRLGRPEGRRRFVDVFEAVTTGQVALGAIPLENSLGGTIHENYDLLLKYPVRIVAETYVPINHCLMGLPQAAFEQTRQVLSHPQALAQCDVFLASHPEWEIVPAYDTAGSAKMVREAGDPTRLAIASEQAASHYQLQVLARNIASTTNNITRFGFIQAEANLSSLPVPQSSDLISTSRKTTLAFTLAHKTGSLFQALCVFAFREINLTKIESRPFREQAFNYMFYVDFIEPEDPKVSARALDHLTEIAPFFKILGSYPCVGTMEF